A DNA window from Brenneria izadpanahii contains the following coding sequences:
- a CDS encoding lipoate--protein ligase A has translation MSSLRLLISDSFDPWFNLAVEECIFRQMPTTQRVLFLWRNAETVVIGRAQNPWKECNTRRMEEDGIKLARRSSGGGAVFHDLGNTCFTFMAGKPGYDKSVSTQIILNALAKLGINASASGRNDLVIERADGIRKISGSAYRETKDRGFHHGTLLLNADLSRLADYLNPDVKKLQAKGITSVRSRVANLVELLPSIDHQQICQSVMQAFFDYYGERCRPEIISPSAFPDLPGFSEQFARQSSWEWNFGQAPDFTHLLDNRFSWGGVELHFDVERGVIVRSQIFTDSLNPAPLEALAVALRGAAYRPENMAAICQQLIEKFPEQQSELRQMEEWLAQSIR, from the coding sequence ATGTCCTCTCTGCGTTTACTTATCTCTGACTCCTTCGATCCATGGTTTAATCTGGCGGTTGAAGAGTGCATATTCCGGCAGATGCCGACGACGCAACGGGTGTTGTTTTTATGGCGCAACGCCGAAACCGTGGTAATTGGCCGGGCGCAGAATCCGTGGAAAGAGTGTAATACGCGCAGGATGGAGGAGGACGGTATCAAGCTGGCCCGGCGCAGCAGCGGAGGCGGCGCGGTATTTCACGATCTCGGCAATACCTGCTTTACCTTTATGGCGGGTAAGCCCGGATACGATAAAAGCGTGTCAACCCAAATCATTCTTAATGCGTTGGCCAAGTTGGGGATCAACGCCAGCGCATCCGGCCGTAACGATCTGGTTATTGAAAGGGCGGATGGTATCCGCAAGATATCGGGTTCGGCATACCGGGAAACCAAAGATCGCGGTTTTCATCATGGCACGCTGCTGTTAAACGCGGATCTGAGCCGTTTAGCCGATTATCTCAATCCCGATGTGAAAAAATTACAGGCGAAGGGCATCACATCCGTGCGCTCACGGGTCGCCAATCTGGTCGAATTGTTACCCTCGATTGATCACCAGCAAATCTGTCAGTCAGTGATGCAGGCTTTTTTTGATTATTACGGCGAACGCTGCCGACCTGAGATTATTTCTCCCAGCGCGTTTCCTGATTTGCCGGGATTTAGCGAACAATTCGCCCGTCAGAGCAGTTGGGAGTGGAATTTCGGACAGGCGCCGGATTTTACGCATCTGCTGGATAATCGTTTCTCCTGGGGCGGCGTTGAATTACATTTTGATGTTGAACGCGGCGTTATCGTCCGCAGCCAGATTTTTACCGATAGCTTAAATCCCGCGCCGCTGGAAGCCCTGGCGGTTGCGTTGCGCGGCGCGGCATATCGGCCGGAAAATATGGCGGCCATTTGTCAGCAATTAATAGAAAAATTTCCGGAACAGCAAAGTGAGTTGCGGCAAATGGAAGAATGGCTGGCGCAAAGCATTCGTTAA
- a CDS encoding NlpC/P60 family protein: MIRLKHGLVLACLILAGCSSHKNLPPNPRLSDPIMVIAQLNDQLRQWYRTPYRYGGLDRRGIDCSGFVYLTFRDRFGMQLPRSTEAQTEVGERVDRDDLLPGDLVFFKTGSGGSGLHVGIYDKDDQFIHASTSQGVIRSSLENVYWKRAYWQARRI, translated from the coding sequence ATGATACGTTTAAAACATGGGTTGGTGTTGGCATGCTTGATATTGGCGGGGTGCAGCAGTCATAAAAACCTGCCGCCGAACCCGCGTCTAAGCGATCCGATTATGGTGATTGCGCAGTTGAACGACCAACTACGCCAATGGTATCGAACGCCTTATCGTTATGGCGGGTTGGATCGTCGCGGCATTGATTGCTCGGGCTTTGTCTATCTGACGTTCCGCGATCGGTTCGGCATGCAGTTGCCGCGCTCGACGGAGGCGCAGACTGAAGTGGGGGAACGGGTCGATCGCGATGACCTGTTGCCTGGCGATCTGGTCTTTTTCAAAACGGGCAGCGGCGGTAGCGGTCTTCATGTGGGGATCTATGATAAAGACGACCAGTTTATCCATGCTTCCACCAGCCAGGGCGTCATCCGGTCATCATTGGAAAATGTTTACTGGAAACGGGCCTACTGGCAAGCCCGCCGTATCTGA
- the btuD gene encoding vitamin B12 ABC transporter ATP-binding protein BtuD produces the protein MPSSSPLLRLRQAAAFPRLSAIDAQCRAGQLLHIIGPNGAGKSTLLSRIAGMLAGEGDVYLSGRPLSAWPARELALHRAYLAQQQPPAAMMPVFQYLRLHQPPMSGESVIADAVDFLTDRLMLTDKLARPLTQLSGGEWQRVRLAATLLQIWPTANPHGRLLLLDEPANSLDIAQQVALDDLLNLLCQSGLTVIVCAHDLNHSLHHADAIWLMSGGRLVAQGATDDVMQPETLSPVFGVDFQRCMVDGRHWVITRRA, from the coding sequence ATGCCGTCATCTTCCCCTTTGCTGCGGCTGCGGCAGGCCGCCGCGTTTCCCCGCCTTTCCGCGATCGACGCGCAGTGTCGCGCCGGTCAGTTGCTGCATATTATTGGCCCGAACGGCGCGGGAAAAAGCACGTTGCTGAGCAGGATCGCCGGTATGCTGGCCGGAGAGGGGGATGTTTATCTGTCCGGCAGGCCGCTGTCGGCGTGGCCTGCGCGCGAGCTGGCGCTGCATAGAGCCTATCTGGCTCAACAGCAGCCGCCGGCGGCGATGATGCCGGTGTTTCAGTATCTAAGGTTGCATCAGCCGCCGATGAGCGGCGAATCGGTTATCGCCGACGCCGTCGATTTTCTGACGGACCGGCTGATGCTGACGGACAAGCTGGCGCGTCCGTTGACCCAACTGTCCGGCGGGGAATGGCAACGCGTCAGGCTGGCCGCCACGCTTTTGCAGATTTGGCCGACTGCCAATCCCCACGGGCGGTTGCTATTGCTGGATGAACCGGCCAACAGTCTGGATATTGCGCAGCAGGTGGCCCTGGACGATTTGCTCAATTTGCTTTGTCAGTCAGGGTTAACCGTTATCGTCTGCGCCCACGATCTCAACCACAGCCTGCATCATGCCGACGCCATCTGGCTGATGTCCGGCGGGAGGCTGGTGGCGCAGGGCGCTACCGATGACGTGATGCAACCGGAAACGCTGTCGCCGGTGTTCGGCGTCGATTTCCAGCGCTGTATGGTTGATGGGCGGCACTGGGTGATAACCCGCCGCGCCTGA
- a CDS encoding glutathione peroxidase → MSNEIYAIPLKTIDGQDTTLAPYQGKVALIVNVASKCGLTKQYDALEKIYETYRDRGLVVLGFPSNEFAGQEPGSEAEIQEFCRTTFGVQFPMFSKIEVNGANRHPLYQLLIREQPKATNSLLSGFYARLVNKGRKPANPEDILWNFEKFLVARDGRVTQRFAPDLAPDDSTIVDAIEAALAE, encoded by the coding sequence ATGAGTAATGAAATCTACGCCATTCCGCTGAAAACCATCGATGGACAAGATACGACGCTTGCGCCCTATCAGGGCAAGGTGGCGTTAATCGTCAACGTCGCGTCAAAATGCGGCTTGACCAAGCAGTATGACGCATTGGAAAAAATTTACGAAACCTATCGCGATCGGGGATTGGTGGTGCTGGGGTTCCCGTCGAATGAGTTTGCCGGTCAAGAACCGGGCAGTGAAGCAGAGATCCAGGAATTTTGCCGTACGACATTTGGCGTCCAGTTTCCGATGTTCAGCAAGATCGAAGTTAACGGCGCGAACCGTCATCCGCTGTATCAGCTGTTGATTCGCGAACAGCCTAAGGCCACCAATTCATTGCTGAGCGGATTTTATGCCCGCCTGGTTAATAAGGGCCGTAAGCCGGCTAATCCGGAAGATATCTTGTGGAATTTTGAAAAGTTCCTGGTCGCCCGCGATGGCCGCGTGACCCAACGCTTTGCTCCCGATCTCGCCCCTGATGACTCAACCATCGTCGACGCCATTGAAGCGGCGCTGGCAGAGTAA
- the btuC gene encoding vitamin B12 ABC transporter permease BtuC, which yields MQPLNLGYTELKRQQRVHDRQRLILLFFLTLFMLTIALCAGDRWIWPPDWLDDSQRIFVWQLRFPRTLAVLLVGASLAMSGAVMQSIFDNPLAEPGLLGVANGAGVALVLSVLLGQGMLPIWVLSLSAIAGALLITFLLLHFARRHVSNARLLLIGVSLGIICSAVMTWAVYFSTSLDLRQLMYWMMGGFSGIDWRHGWLMLALTPFILWLSGQGKVLNWLALGETQARQLGVSVYYWRNMLVLVIGALVGLSVALAGVIGFVGLIIPHMLRLCGLTDQRYSLTGCALAGGSILMLADTVARVALSSAELPIGVVTATLGAPCFIWLLLRNRI from the coding sequence ATGCAGCCTTTGAATTTGGGATATACCGAGTTAAAACGACAGCAGCGCGTTCATGACCGCCAGCGTTTGATCCTGCTGTTTTTCCTGACGTTATTTATGCTGACGATCGCGCTGTGCGCCGGCGACCGCTGGATCTGGCCGCCTGACTGGCTGGATGACTCGCAACGCATCTTCGTCTGGCAATTGCGTTTTCCCAGAACATTGGCGGTACTGCTGGTGGGAGCCAGCCTGGCGATGTCCGGCGCCGTGATGCAGTCGATATTTGATAATCCGCTGGCCGAGCCGGGATTGCTGGGAGTAGCCAACGGCGCGGGCGTCGCGCTGGTCCTTTCGGTATTACTGGGGCAGGGAATGCTGCCGATATGGGTCTTAAGCCTGAGCGCCATTGCCGGCGCGTTGCTGATCACCTTTCTGCTGCTGCATTTCGCCCGCCGGCATGTTTCCAATGCGCGTTTGCTGCTGATCGGCGTTTCGTTGGGCATTATCTGTAGCGCGGTCATGACCTGGGCGGTCTATTTCAGCACCAGCCTGGATTTGCGGCAGTTAATGTACTGGATGATGGGCGGATTCAGCGGGATTGACTGGCGGCATGGTTGGCTGATGCTGGCGCTGACGCCATTTATCCTGTGGCTGAGCGGTCAGGGGAAAGTGCTCAACTGGCTGGCGCTGGGCGAGACGCAGGCTCGTCAACTGGGGGTATCGGTTTATTACTGGCGCAACATGTTGGTATTGGTTATCGGCGCGTTGGTCGGGCTGAGCGTTGCGCTGGCGGGGGTGATCGGCTTTGTCGGTTTGATTATCCCGCACATGCTGCGCTTGTGCGGACTCACCGATCAGCGTTATTCGTTAACCGGCTGCGCGCTGGCCGGCGGCTCGATTCTTATGTTGGCCGACACCGTGGCGCGGGTCGCGCTCTCTTCCGCTGAATTGCCTATCGGCGTCGTTACCGCTACGCTGGGGGCGCCGTGCTTTATCTGGCTGTTGTTACGTAACAGGATCTAG
- the cobB gene encoding Sir2 family NAD+-dependent deacetylase, producing the protein MHSHQRLGRFHKGKRMRQQRLRARIFHRDYLAVTEVKKPRVVVLTGAGVSAESGIRTFRAADGLWEEHRVEDVATPEGFQRDPELVQAFYNARRRQLQQPEIKPNAAHLALASLEESLGDNFLLVTQNIDNLHERAGSRRIVHMHGELLKARCCRSGQVVDWTGDLSVDDRCHCCQFPAPLRPHIVWFGEMPLEMDKIYQALSQADYFIAIGTSGHVYPAAGFVQEARAHGAYTVELNLEPSQVESLFDEKNYGPASVVVPKFVSGCLAHRKSGE; encoded by the coding sequence ATGCATTCGCATCAACGGTTAGGACGTTTTCATAAAGGGAAACGAATGCGTCAGCAGCGTCTGCGAGCACGTATTTTCCACCGAGATTATCTGGCGGTAACAGAAGTGAAAAAACCACGAGTTGTTGTTTTAACCGGGGCGGGCGTTTCCGCGGAGTCAGGCATTCGAACCTTTCGCGCGGCAGACGGCCTGTGGGAAGAGCACCGGGTTGAGGATGTCGCGACCCCTGAGGGTTTCCAGCGCGATCCTGAACTGGTGCAGGCGTTCTATAATGCGCGCCGCCGCCAGTTGCAGCAGCCGGAAATCAAGCCCAATGCGGCTCACCTGGCGCTGGCGAGTTTGGAGGAGTCGCTGGGGGACAATTTTTTACTCGTCACGCAAAATATCGATAACCTGCATGAACGCGCCGGCAGCCGGCGCATTGTACATATGCACGGCGAGTTGCTGAAAGCGCGTTGCTGCCGAAGCGGGCAAGTCGTTGACTGGACGGGCGATCTCTCCGTCGACGATCGTTGCCACTGTTGCCAGTTTCCAGCGCCTTTACGTCCGCATATCGTGTGGTTTGGCGAAATGCCGCTGGAAATGGATAAAATTTATCAAGCGCTGTCGCAGGCGGACTATTTTATTGCTATCGGCACGTCCGGGCATGTCTATCCCGCCGCCGGTTTTGTGCAGGAAGCCCGCGCGCACGGCGCCTACACGGTTGAGCTCAACCTTGAACCCAGCCAGGTGGAGAGCCTGTTTGACGAAAAAAACTACGGTCCGGCCAGCGTTGTCGTGCCTAAATTTGTCAGTGGCTGTCTGGCCCACCGCAAGAGCGGCGAATAG
- the nagK gene encoding N-acetylglucosamine kinase — MYYGFDMGGTKIELGVFDADLNKVWQKRVPTPRNSYEALLNTLVDLTKEADAQTGTEGKIGIGVPGMQTGSNGALFTANLPATMGRPLAQDLGQLLQREIRINNDANCFVLSEAWDAEFRCYPVVMGMILGTGVGGGLVINGRPVDGRNGMTGEIGHFRLPADALAILGEDIPLVKCGCGQIGCIENYISGRGFEWLYAHFYQQTLPAVTIIRHYRAGDANALAFVDLFMDLLAACLGNLLTLIDPHLLVLGGGLSNFDEIYQILPTRLPPRLLPIAKLPRIVKARYGDAGGIRGAALLHLMDQ, encoded by the coding sequence ATGTATTACGGTTTTGACATGGGCGGCACGAAAATCGAGCTGGGCGTATTTGATGCCGATTTGAACAAGGTCTGGCAGAAGCGGGTTCCTACGCCCCGCAATAGCTATGAAGCATTGCTGAATACGCTGGTCGATCTGACCAAAGAGGCGGATGCGCAGACAGGGACGGAAGGTAAAATCGGCATCGGCGTGCCGGGCATGCAGACCGGCAGCAACGGCGCGCTGTTTACGGCGAATTTACCGGCGACCATGGGGCGGCCGCTGGCCCAGGATCTGGGGCAGCTATTGCAGCGGGAGATCCGCATCAATAATGACGCCAACTGTTTTGTCCTGTCTGAAGCCTGGGATGCGGAATTCCGTTGTTATCCGGTGGTGATGGGGATGATTCTAGGCACCGGCGTGGGCGGCGGGCTGGTTATCAATGGCCGCCCGGTCGACGGGCGCAACGGCATGACGGGGGAGATCGGCCACTTCCGTCTGCCCGCCGACGCGCTGGCGATCCTGGGGGAAGATATTCCGCTGGTAAAATGCGGCTGCGGACAGATCGGCTGCATTGAAAACTATATTTCAGGGCGCGGATTTGAGTGGCTGTACGCGCATTTTTATCAACAAACGCTGCCGGCCGTCACGATCATCCGGCACTATCGCGCCGGCGACGCCAATGCGCTTGCGTTTGTCGATCTCTTTATGGATTTGCTGGCCGCCTGTCTGGGCAACCTGCTAACCCTCATCGATCCCCACCTGCTGGTGCTGGGCGGCGGATTATCGAATTTTGATGAAATTTATCAAATACTACCTACGCGTTTACCCCCGCGATTATTGCCGATCGCCAAATTGCCGCGCATAGTCAAGGCGCGTTATGGCGATGCCGGCGGCATTCGCGGAGCGGCTTTGCTACACTTAATGGACCAATAG
- the lolE gene encoding lipoprotein-releasing ABC transporter permease subunit LolE — translation MRFPPLSLLIGLRFSRGRRRGGMVSLISIISTVGIALGVAVLIVGLSAMNGFERELNNRILAVVPHGEIEPVNQPFDGWRSILPKVETVPGVTAAAPYINFTGLLENGANLRAIQVKGVDPQQESRLSALPRFVQNDAWKNFRAGEQQVIIGQGVAKALNVNDGDWVTVMIPNSDPQMKLMQPKRIRLHISGILQLSGQLDHSLALVPLADAQQYLDMGDSVTGIAIKASDVFSANKLVRDAGEVTNAYVYIRSWIGTYGYMYRDIQMVRAIMYLAMILVIGVACFNIVSTLVMAVKDKSGDIAVLRTLGASDGLIRAIFVWYGLLAGLLGSVFGVIAGVIATLQLTNIIRGIESITGHRFLSGDIYFIDFLPSELHAIDVISVLATALLLSLIASWYPARRASRIDPARVLSGQ, via the coding sequence ATGAGATTTCCTCCGCTCTCCCTGCTGATTGGGCTGCGCTTTAGCCGCGGCCGTCGGCGCGGCGGCATGGTTTCACTGATTTCGATTATCTCGACGGTGGGTATCGCATTGGGCGTCGCGGTGTTGATCGTCGGCTTAAGCGCGATGAACGGTTTTGAGCGCGAATTGAACAACCGGATCCTCGCGGTGGTTCCCCACGGCGAAATAGAACCGGTTAATCAACCCTTTGACGGCTGGCGGTCGATTTTGCCGAAAGTCGAGACGGTGCCGGGCGTCACGGCGGCGGCTCCCTATATTAACTTTACCGGGCTGCTGGAAAACGGCGCCAATTTGCGAGCTATTCAGGTAAAAGGCGTCGACCCGCAACAAGAGAGCCGGCTCAGCGCGCTGCCGCGGTTTGTGCAGAATGACGCCTGGAAAAATTTTCGCGCCGGCGAGCAGCAGGTTATTATTGGTCAGGGCGTGGCGAAAGCGCTGAATGTGAATGATGGGGATTGGGTAACGGTGATGATCCCCAATAGCGACCCGCAGATGAAACTGATGCAGCCGAAACGCATCCGGCTGCATATCAGCGGTATTTTGCAGCTCAGCGGCCAACTCGATCACAGCCTGGCGCTGGTGCCGCTGGCCGATGCGCAGCAGTATCTGGATATGGGCGACAGCGTAACCGGAATTGCGATTAAAGCCTCCGACGTATTTAGCGCCAATAAGCTGGTGCGCGATGCGGGCGAGGTCACCAACGCCTACGTGTATATTCGCAGTTGGATCGGCACCTATGGCTATATGTATCGCGATATCCAGATGGTGCGCGCCATTATGTATCTGGCGATGATCCTGGTGATCGGCGTCGCCTGCTTTAATATCGTCTCCACGCTGGTGATGGCGGTGAAAGATAAAAGCGGCGATATCGCGGTGCTACGAACGCTGGGCGCCAGCGACGGGCTGATCCGCGCCATCTTTGTCTGGTACGGCCTGCTTGCCGGGTTATTGGGCAGCGTGTTCGGCGTAATAGCGGGCGTGATCGCGACATTGCAGTTGACCAATATCATTCGCGGCATTGAATCGATAACCGGTCATCGTTTTTTATCGGGCGATATTTATTTTATTGATTTTCTGCCATCGGAGTTGCATGCGATCGATGTCATCAGCGTACTAGCGACGGCGCTGTTGCTGAGTTTGATCGCCAGCTGGTATCCGGCGCGCCGCGCCAGCCGGATTGACCCTGCGCGTGTATTAAGCGGGCAGTAA
- the lolD gene encoding lipoprotein-releasing ABC transporter ATP-binding protein LolD has translation MNELLLLQCNNLCKRYQEGKLSTDVLRNVSFEMRSGEMMAIVGSSGSGKSTLLHLLGGLDTPTSGDVIFKGQQMSRLSAADKSALRNRELGFIYQFHHLLPDFTALENVAMPLLIGRVPASKAQEKAREMLAAVGLETRSQHRSSELSGGERQRVAIARALVNNPSLVLADEPTGNLDQRTADTIFELLGELNVRQGTAFLVVTHDLQLAGRLSRQLEMRDGQLQQELTLMGVPQ, from the coding sequence ATGAATGAGTTACTGTTGTTGCAGTGCAATAACCTGTGCAAGCGTTATCAGGAAGGAAAATTGTCGACGGATGTCCTGCGCAACGTCTCTTTTGAGATGCGCAGCGGGGAAATGATGGCGATCGTCGGGAGTTCCGGATCGGGTAAAAGCACCTTATTGCATTTATTAGGCGGCCTGGACACGCCGACCTCCGGCGACGTGATTTTCAAAGGCCAGCAGATGAGCCGGCTCTCCGCGGCGGATAAGTCCGCGTTGCGTAACCGTGAACTGGGTTTTATTTACCAATTTCACCATCTGCTGCCGGATTTTACCGCGTTGGAAAATGTGGCCATGCCGTTGCTGATTGGCCGCGTCCCGGCCTCGAAGGCGCAGGAAAAAGCACGGGAAATGCTGGCGGCCGTCGGGCTGGAAACGCGCAGCCAGCACCGATCGTCGGAACTTTCCGGCGGCGAGCGTCAGCGCGTCGCCATCGCCAGAGCGCTGGTGAACAATCCGTCGCTGGTGTTGGCGGACGAACCGACCGGGAATCTGGATCAGCGCACCGCGGATACCATTTTTGAACTGCTGGGCGAACTGAACGTCCGGCAGGGCACGGCGTTTCTGGTGGTTACCCATGATTTGCAACTGGCCGGACGCCTGAGCCGCCAGTTGGAAATGCGTGACGGTCAGTTGCAACAGGAACTGACGCTAATGGGAGTGCCGCAATGA
- the lolC gene encoding lipoprotein-releasing ABC transporter permease subunit LolC, translating to MYQPVALFIGLRYMRGRASDRFGRFVSWLSAIGITLGVMALVTVLSVMNGFERELEGNILGLMPQALITTEQGSLNPQTHPASSLGSLQGVNRAAPLTTGEVVLQSARSVAVGVMLGINPDEPEPLARYLVNVSQQQLQPGQYRVILGGQLASQLGVKPGEQLRLMVPSASQLTPMGRIPSQRIFTVVGTFSANSEVDGYQLLVNQQDASRLMRYPAGNITGWRLWLDRPLTVDALSGQTLPEGLVWKDWRERKGELFQAVRMEKNMMGLLLSLIIAVAAFNIITSLGLLVMEKQGEVAILQTQGLTQRQIMTVFMVQGGGAGIIGALLGALLGALLASQLNTLMPMLGLLIDDAALPVVIEPLQVVTIAVVAMAIALLSTLYPSWRAAAVQPAEALRYE from the coding sequence ATGTATCAACCTGTCGCATTATTCATCGGTTTGCGCTATATGCGCGGCCGAGCATCTGACCGCTTCGGGCGGTTTGTCTCGTGGTTATCCGCGATTGGCATCACGCTTGGCGTGATGGCGCTGGTAACCGTACTGTCGGTTATGAATGGTTTTGAGCGTGAACTGGAAGGCAATATCCTGGGGCTGATGCCGCAGGCGTTGATTACCACGGAACAGGGATCGCTCAATCCGCAAACTCATCCCGCGTCGTCGCTGGGATCATTACAGGGCGTTAATCGCGCGGCGCCGTTAACCACCGGCGAAGTGGTGCTGCAAAGCGCCCGTAGCGTCGCCGTGGGCGTTATGCTGGGGATTAACCCGGATGAACCGGAACCGCTGGCGCGCTATTTGGTAAACGTATCGCAGCAGCAGCTCCAGCCGGGGCAATACCGGGTTATTCTCGGCGGACAACTGGCTTCTCAACTGGGCGTCAAACCCGGCGAACAGTTGCGCCTGATGGTGCCCAGCGCCAGCCAGCTTACGCCGATGGGACGTATTCCCAGCCAGCGTATTTTTACCGTCGTCGGGACATTCTCCGCCAACAGCGAGGTGGATGGCTACCAGCTATTGGTTAATCAGCAGGACGCCTCACGGCTGATGCGCTATCCGGCCGGCAATATTACCGGCTGGCGTTTGTGGCTCGATCGACCGCTGACGGTGGATGCGCTGAGCGGCCAGACGTTGCCGGAAGGACTGGTCTGGAAGGATTGGCGTGAGCGCAAGGGCGAACTATTTCAGGCGGTGCGGATGGAAAAAAATATGATGGGGCTGCTGCTGAGCCTGATCATCGCCGTCGCCGCCTTCAATATTATTACGTCACTGGGATTGCTGGTGATGGAAAAACAGGGCGAGGTCGCCATTCTACAAACGCAGGGGCTGACCCAACGTCAGATTATGACGGTGTTTATGGTGCAGGGCGGAGGGGCCGGGATTATCGGCGCATTATTAGGCGCGCTTCTGGGGGCGCTGTTGGCCAGCCAGTTGAATACGCTGATGCCGATGTTGGGGTTATTGATAGATGACGCCGCATTGCCGGTGGTGATAGAACCGCTGCAGGTCGTCACCATCGCTGTCGTCGCGATGGCGATTGCCCTCTTATCCACGTTGTACCCGTCATGGCGCGCCGCCGCCGTTCAACCTGCCGAGGCTTTACGTTATGAATGA